The proteins below are encoded in one region of Peribacillus muralis:
- the yqfC gene encoding sporulation protein YqfC, whose protein sequence is MARNWGKKMKQLMTKTMDLPQDVMMDLPRITMIGQLHIYIENHRGLLAFTDSEVRLMLKNGQLLIKGSSFVIKTILPEEIMLEGKIDKVYFINE, encoded by the coding sequence ATGGCTCGTAATTGGGGAAAAAAAATGAAACAGCTTATGACCAAAACAATGGACCTTCCGCAAGATGTCATGATGGACCTGCCGCGAATCACAATGATTGGACAATTACATATTTACATTGAAAACCATCGTGGCTTGTTGGCTTTTACTGACAGCGAAGTACGATTGATGCTGAAAAATGGTCAGCTGCTGATAAAGGGTAGCTCCTTTGTCATAAAGACGATCTTACCTGAAGAAATCATGCTCGAAGGCAAGATTGATAAGGTTTATTTTATTAATGAATGA
- the floA gene encoding flotillin-like protein FloA (flotillin-like protein involved in membrane lipid rafts) has protein sequence MVLAVIAAIIVLSVFFTFVPVMLWISALAAGVKISIFTLVGMRLRRVIPSRVVNPLIKAHKAGINVSTNQLESHYLAGGNVDRVVNALIAAERANIVLPFERGAAIDLAGRDVLEAVQMSVNPKVIETPFISGVAMNGIEVKAKARITVRANIERLVGGAGEETIIARVGEGIVSTIGASKMHTDVLENPDLISRTVLSKGLDSGTAFEILSIDIAEVDIGKNIGAILQTDQAEADKKIAQAKAEERRAMAVALEQEMVARVQEMRAKVVQSEAEVPLAMADALKSGNLGVMDYMNIQNITADTDMRGSISKISENPKDNNNNNHNN, from the coding sequence ATTGTACTGGCAGTGATTGCTGCCATCATCGTATTGTCGGTATTTTTTACATTCGTACCAGTAATGCTCTGGATTTCCGCTCTGGCGGCAGGAGTCAAAATCAGTATATTTACATTGGTGGGGATGAGACTTCGCCGGGTTATACCAAGCAGGGTCGTTAACCCCCTTATCAAGGCACACAAGGCAGGAATTAATGTTTCAACGAATCAATTGGAGAGCCATTACCTAGCAGGAGGTAATGTCGATCGGGTCGTGAATGCTTTGATTGCTGCGGAACGTGCCAATATCGTACTGCCTTTCGAGCGCGGTGCAGCCATTGACCTAGCTGGTCGTGATGTACTGGAAGCCGTTCAAATGAGCGTTAACCCGAAAGTGATCGAAACGCCATTCATCTCCGGTGTGGCGATGAACGGGATCGAAGTGAAGGCGAAGGCAAGGATCACTGTTCGAGCCAATATAGAACGTCTTGTCGGTGGTGCCGGTGAAGAAACGATCATTGCCCGTGTAGGTGAAGGGATCGTATCGACGATCGGTGCTTCGAAAATGCATACGGATGTCCTCGAAAATCCAGATCTGATTTCAAGAACCGTATTATCAAAAGGATTGGATTCAGGAACCGCGTTTGAAATTCTTTCCATCGATATCGCTGAAGTGGATATCGGCAAAAACATCGGGGCCATCTTACAAACGGACCAAGCCGAAGCCGATAAGAAAATTGCCCAGGCAAAGGCCGAAGAGCGCCGTGCGATGGCTGTTGCCCTTGAACAGGAAATGGTTGCGCGTGTTCAGGAAATGCGTGCGAAGGTTGTCCAATCCGAAGCGGAAGTACCGCTGGCCATGGCAGATGCACTTAAAAGCGGAAATCTTGGCGTAATGGATTATATGAACATTCAAAATATAACAGCTGATACCGATATGCGTGGTTCGATCAGCAAAATTTCCGAAAATCCGAAAGATAACAACAATAACAACCATAATAACTAG
- a CDS encoding NfeD family protein, translating to MSSFGGLAASAQEKIVYHVPIEKTVEKGLSAFLERALNTAEAADADLVIFEVNTPGGAVDAAGEISKLLSDSPVKTVAYVNNRALSAGAYIALSADEIYMVPSATMGSAAVIDSAGNAASKKAQSYWLAAMKTAAEQNGRDPKFAQAMADEDINLPEYGAGKGKLLTFTAEQAKKAGYSEGIVSGKSELYSKLGVEDADIRTIEESFPEKLARFLTNPIVVPILLTIAGIGIVIELFSPGFGIPGVIGVSSLVLFFYGHLVAGITGYESLTMFIIGVILVLAEFFLPGGIIGLLGFTAIVGSLFLATDDPVHMTISLLIAVTVSILAFILLVKVFGKQMKFFKKMILTDATKTEQGYVSNPNRVDLLGVKGKAFTDLRPSGTALIIDERVDVVTEGSYISKGSSLIIVKVEGSRVVVREIPDFN from the coding sequence ATGTCATCATTTGGAGGATTGGCGGCTTCTGCACAGGAGAAAATCGTTTATCATGTTCCGATTGAAAAGACGGTGGAAAAGGGACTTTCGGCTTTTTTGGAGCGTGCACTGAACACTGCTGAAGCAGCTGATGCAGATCTTGTCATTTTCGAGGTGAATACCCCTGGCGGTGCTGTCGATGCAGCTGGAGAGATTTCGAAGCTACTGTCGGATTCTCCGGTGAAAACCGTCGCCTATGTCAATAACAGGGCTTTGTCTGCGGGTGCATATATTGCCCTGAGTGCAGATGAAATCTATATGGTCCCAAGTGCTACGATGGGATCGGCAGCTGTGATTGATTCGGCGGGGAACGCTGCAAGCAAGAAAGCACAGTCTTATTGGCTGGCTGCGATGAAGACAGCAGCGGAACAAAATGGACGCGATCCGAAATTCGCCCAAGCCATGGCGGATGAAGACATCAACCTTCCTGAATATGGCGCAGGAAAAGGGAAGCTGCTCACATTTACAGCGGAACAGGCTAAAAAGGCTGGATATAGTGAAGGGATTGTTTCGGGCAAATCGGAGCTGTACAGCAAACTTGGGGTTGAGGATGCAGATATCAGAACGATTGAAGAAAGTTTTCCTGAAAAACTTGCCCGTTTCTTGACCAATCCAATTGTCGTTCCGATTTTATTGACGATTGCCGGTATCGGGATTGTGATTGAATTGTTTTCGCCTGGCTTTGGAATTCCGGGAGTCATTGGGGTTTCCAGTCTTGTTTTGTTCTTTTATGGTCATCTTGTCGCAGGCATCACGGGGTACGAATCGTTGACGATGTTCATCATCGGGGTCATCCTCGTGCTGGCGGAATTCTTCCTCCCAGGGGGAATTATAGGCCTGCTAGGATTTACGGCGATAGTGGGGAGTTTGTTCCTCGCTACGGATGATCCTGTCCATATGACGATATCCCTGCTTATTGCGGTCACCGTATCGATTTTGGCATTCATTCTACTTGTAAAGGTGTTTGGAAAACAAATGAAATTTTTCAAAAAAATGATTTTAACCGATGCAACAAAGACGGAGCAAGGATACGTTAGCAATCCGAATCGAGTCGATCTATTAGGTGTAAAAGGGAAGGCCTTTACGGATTTACGGCCTTCGGGAACTGCTTTGATCATTGATGAGAGAGTGGATGTCGTGACAGAGGGAAGCTACATTTCCAAAGGGTCGTCACTCATCATCGTTAAGGTTGAAGGCTCTAGGGTAGTCGTCCGGGAAATACCGGACTTCAATTAA
- a CDS encoding GatB/YqeY domain-containing protein — protein MSLLERLNNDMKQAMKNKEKDKLSVIRMLKASIQNEALKLRQDLTDNEELTVLSRELKQRKDSLQEFENAGRSDLVDKVRTELVYVEAYMPEQLSEEEISDIVQQTIKEVNATSKADMGRVMGALMPKVKGKADGSLVNKLVLQHLS, from the coding sequence ATGAGTCTTCTCGAGCGTTTAAATAATGATATGAAACAAGCGATGAAGAACAAGGAAAAGGACAAACTATCTGTTATTCGGATGCTGAAAGCTTCCATTCAAAACGAAGCTCTTAAGCTGAGACAAGATTTAACGGATAATGAAGAATTGACAGTGCTCTCTCGCGAATTAAAACAACGCAAAGACTCCCTCCAGGAGTTTGAAAACGCAGGTCGTTCCGATCTCGTGGATAAAGTCCGCACCGAACTAGTATACGTAGAGGCATATATGCCTGAGCAACTTTCAGAAGAAGAGATTTCTGACATCGTTCAACAGACGATCAAAGAAGTCAATGCAACATCCAAAGCAGATATGGGGAGAGTTATGGGAGCTTTAATGCCTAAAGTTAAAGGTAAAGCAGATGGTTCTCTAGTTAACAAATTAGTATTACAACATCTATCTTAA
- the rpsU gene encoding 30S ribosomal protein S21 — translation MSKTVVRKNESLEDALRRFKRTVSKAGSLQEARKREFYEKPSVKRKKKSEAARKRKF, via the coding sequence ATGTCTAAAACCGTCGTTCGTAAAAACGAATCGCTTGAAGATGCTCTTCGTCGTTTCAAACGTACTGTATCTAAAGCAGGATCGCTTCAGGAAGCTAGGAAGCGTGAATTTTATGAAAAACCAAGCGTAAAACGTAAGAAAAAGTCTGAAGCTGCAAGAAAACGTAAATTCTAA